One segment of Rosa chinensis cultivar Old Blush chromosome 6, RchiOBHm-V2, whole genome shotgun sequence DNA contains the following:
- the LOC112174559 gene encoding uncharacterized protein LOC112174559 isoform X2 yields MPTRAKRTRICSSPSSGEAGVIRQLPPKEPEQSNCRFAAFGNVVSSVKPSREEARRDHARPAILTVSSPEIVFMEPAAAQVDQFLDECYFCQKRIPQNADVFILFGAFCSEVCRFQQIYKDKVAEQALVKSTRTAINGTKSNVNGS; encoded by the exons ATGCCTACGCGGGCGAAGCGGACCAGGATTTGCAGCTCGCCTAGCTCCGGGGAGGCCGGCGTGATCCGCCAGCTCCCGCCGAAGGAGCCGGAGCAGTCCAATTGCCGGTTCGCGGCTTTCGGAAATGTTGTCAGTTCTGTGAAGCCATCGCGGGAGGAAGCACGTAGAGATCATGCTCGGCCGGCGATTCTGACGGTGTCGTCGCCGGAGATTGTTTTTATGGAGCCCGCGGCGGCGCAGGTTGATCAGTTCCTCGACGAATGCTACTTTTGCCAGAAGAGGATCCCTCAAAACGCTGATGTGTTCAT ACTTTTTGGTGCATTCTGTTCGGAAGTGTGCCGTTTCCAGCAAATTTACAAGGACAAGGTAGCGGAGCAAGCACTTGTTAAATCAACTAGAACCGCCATCAACGGCACGAAGAGCAATGTGAATGGCTCATGA
- the LOC112174559 gene encoding FCS-Like Zinc finger 5 isoform X1 produces the protein MPTRAKRTRICSSPSSGEAGVIRQLPPKEPEQSNCRFAAFGNVVSSVKPSREEARRDHARPAILTVSSPEIVFMEPAAAQVDQFLDECYFCQKRIPQNADVFMYGLFGAFCSEVCRFQQIYKDKVAEQALVKSTRTAINGTKSNVNGS, from the exons ATGCCTACGCGGGCGAAGCGGACCAGGATTTGCAGCTCGCCTAGCTCCGGGGAGGCCGGCGTGATCCGCCAGCTCCCGCCGAAGGAGCCGGAGCAGTCCAATTGCCGGTTCGCGGCTTTCGGAAATGTTGTCAGTTCTGTGAAGCCATCGCGGGAGGAAGCACGTAGAGATCATGCTCGGCCGGCGATTCTGACGGTGTCGTCGCCGGAGATTGTTTTTATGGAGCCCGCGGCGGCGCAGGTTGATCAGTTCCTCGACGAATGCTACTTTTGCCAGAAGAGGATCCCTCAAAACGCTGATGTGTTCATGTACGG ACTTTTTGGTGCATTCTGTTCGGAAGTGTGCCGTTTCCAGCAAATTTACAAGGACAAGGTAGCGGAGCAAGCACTTGTTAAATCAACTAGAACCGCCATCAACGGCACGAAGAGCAATGTGAATGGCTCATGA
- the LOC112168721 gene encoding vicilin Cor a 11.0101, whose amino-acid sequence METIMVITQTPIMTRKSDTRHNAWPQPSSYLIIFTLLIIYIAFPRSSSSSRTENMELKSKLCLVVLLFSVLLAVSASLDYKERDPELKQCKHQCKHQRGYDEQEKQLCEQRCDDYIKQKRQEEKQRGREGGGGTSFYRYDEDQYQGQGQQQQDQNPYLFEDQDFETQIETDQGRVQILQKFTDKSDLLRGIENFRIGSLVTKPHSFVAPHHHDADCVLFVFQGRPTITMVRGEKRESHNLERGDILRVPAGTPVYIINRDDNEKLFVVKLLHPVFLPDQFETFYEGGGENPESFFKAFSPQVLQAAFKTERDELERLFGQQRQGSIMKASREQIEKMSHSTRGREGFWPFHGDEPSTPFSTSSSKSGPFNLFKKRPSQSNRHGRLFEADSNDYKQLEELDLQISFANITRGSMTAPSFNSKATKIAFVLDGEGFFEMACPHLASQGGSQHQQQRQRRSSSPSYQNVRGDLRRGTVFIVPAGHPVTAIASSNNNLQVICFEVNAKDNVRFPLAGKKNVVSLFEREAKELAFGVPVREVDRIFNKQDGEFFLEGPNNQQQGRMWSVV is encoded by the exons ATGGAGACGATAATGGTCATCACCCAAACCCCAATAATGACACGTAAATCGGACACTCGTCACAATGCATGGCCTCAACCCTCTTCTTATCTAATTATCTTCACCTtgcttattatatatatagcatTTCCAcgatcgtcttcttcatcaagaACTGAAAACATGGAGTTGAAAAGTAAGCTTTGTTTGGTTGTCTTGCTCTTCTCTGTTTTGCTTGCTGTGAGTGCTAGTCTGGACTATAAGGAGAGAGACCCTGAGCTGAAGCAGTGCAAGCACCAGTGCAAACACCAGAGAGGATATGATGAGCAAGAGAAGCAACTCTGCGAGCAGCGATGCGATGACTACATCAAGCAGAAGAGGCAGGAAGAGAAGCAGCGAGggagagaaggaggaggaggtacTAGTTTTTATAGATATGACGAGGATCAGTATCAGGGTCAGGGCCAACAACAACAGGACCAGAATCCCTACTTGTTTGAAGATCAGGATTTCGAGACCCAAATTGAAACAGATCAAGGCCGAGTTCAGATTCTTCAGAAGTTCACTGACAAGTCTGATCTTCTGCGCGGCATTGAGAATTTCCGGATTGGTTCTCTTGTCACCAAGCCTCACTCTTTTGTTGCTCCACACCATCATGATGCTGACTGTGTTCTCTTCGTCTTCCAGG GGCGACCAACCATTACTATGGTGAgaggggagaagagagagagccatAACCTTGAACGTGGAGACATACTCAGGGTTCCAGCTGGTACACCTGTTTATATTATCAATAGGGACGATAATGAAAAGCTGTTTGTTGTGAAACTCCTCCACCCAGTCTTCCTTCCTGATCAGTTTGAG ACATTTTATGAGGGAGGTGGTGAAAATCCAGAATCATTTTTCAAAGCTTTCAGTCCGCAGGTACTTCAAGCGGCTTTCAAGACTGAAAGAGATGAGCTGGAGAGGCTATTCGGGCAGCAGAGGCAAGGCAGCATCATGAAGGCCTCCAGAGAGCAAATTGAGAAGATGAGCCACAGTACTCGTGGCCGCGAAGGATTTTGGCCTTTCCATGGTGATGAACCATCAACACCATTTTCAACATCATCATCGAAATCAGGCCCATTCAATCTGTTCAAAAAGCGGCCTTCTCAGTCAAACCGACACGGACGTCTCTTTGAAGCCGATTCCAATGACTACAAACAGCTCGAGGAGCTCGACCTCCAAATCTCTTTTGCTAACATTACTCGAGGGTCCATGACTGCTCCATCCTTCAACTCCAAAGCCACCAAGATTGCCTTTGTTTTGGATGGTGAGGGCTTCTTCGAGATGGCCTGCCCCCACCTTGCTTCCCAAGGAGGTTCCCAACACCAACAGCAACGTCAGCGGAGGAGCAGCAGCCCAAGCTACCAGAATGTAAGAGGGGACTTGAGACGCGGTACCGTTTTTATTGTGCCGGCTGGCCATCCGGTGACTGCCATTGCCTCGAGCAACAATAACCTACAAGTCATCTGCTTTGAGGTGAATGCGAAAGACAATGTGAGGTTCCCTCTGGCTGGAAAGAAGAATGTGGTGAGTCTGTTTGAGAGGGAGGCAAAGGAGTTGGCATTCGGTGTTCCGGTGAGAGAGGTGGACCGCATCTTTAACAAGCAAGATGGCGAGTTTTTCCTGGAGGGACCGAACAATCAGCAGCAGGGTCGTATGTGGTCAGTGGTTTAG
- the LOC112168722 gene encoding 50S ribosomal protein L24, which produces MGWKAAEKLIRHWKVLRGDNVMIIRGKDKGETGVIKRVIRSQNRVIVEGKNLVKKHIKQGQGHEGGIFTVEAPLHASNVQVVDPVTGRPCKVGVKYLEDGTKVRVARGTGASGSIIPRPEILKMRTTPRPTVAGPKDTPMNLVLEKTYDAKTGKGMPEL; this is translated from the exons ATGGGTTGGAAAGCAGCTGAGAAACTTATTAGGCACTGGAAGGTTCTTAGAGGAGACAAT GTGATGATCATAAGAGGCAAAGACAAGGGTGAGACCGGTGTCATCAAGCGAGTCATTCGCTCTCAGAATCGTGTAATTGTGGAGGGCAAAAATCTG GTAAAGAAACAtatcaagcaaggccaaggtcATGAAGGCGGGATATTCACTGTCGAAGCTCCTCTTCATGCCTCAAATGTGCAAGTTGTTGATCCAGTAACTGG GAGGCCTTGTAAGGTTGGGGTTAAATATCTTGAGGATGGAACAAAAGTTAGAGTAGCAAGGGGCACAGGAGCATCAGGATCTATAATCCCTCGACCTGAAATCTTGAAGATGAGGACTACCCCAAGACCTACCGTTG CTGGTCCAAAGGATACTCCTATGAATCTTGTGTTGGAGAAGACATATGATGCCAAAACAGGAAAGGGCATGCCTGAACTTTGA